One segment of bacterium DNA contains the following:
- a CDS encoding DUF1559 domain-containing protein: MRRGFTLIELLVVIAIIAILAAILFPVFAKAREKARQTSCLNNIKQLTLGFLQYVQDYDERFPDDSFIPGMPQGSQGVNVCWWRFKIQPYIKNWQVFACPSGETNRDWSSSVNTQGQGSYGYDSATSGGLGGVSLGSLSTPAARILVSDARHWGLASCWPGNAAYPTYNSSEWVAPNCGANAQAHWNERSSRHNGGSNVGFVDGHAKWLPAQKIIGDATALRTN, encoded by the coding sequence GTGAGACGAGGCTTTACGCTGATTGAGCTGTTGGTTGTCATCGCGATCATCGCCATCCTGGCGGCGATCCTGTTTCCCGTGTTCGCCAAGGCCCGCGAGAAGGCTCGGCAGACAAGCTGTCTGAACAACATCAAGCAGCTCACTCTGGGCTTTCTCCAGTACGTTCAGGACTACGACGAGAGGTTCCCCGACGACAGCTTCATCCCCGGCATGCCCCAGGGCAGCCAGGGCGTCAATGTGTGCTGGTGGCGCTTCAAGATCCAGCCCTACATCAAGAACTGGCAGGTCTTCGCCTGCCCCTCCGGCGAGACCAACCGCGACTGGTCCAGCTCCGTCAACACCCAGGGGCAAGGCAGCTATGGCTACGACAGCGCCACAAGCGGGGGCCTGGGCGGGGTAAGCCTGGGGTCGCTCTCGACGCCGGCTGCCCGCATCCTCGTCTCCGACGCGCGCCACTGGGGACTCGCATCGTGCTGGCCGGGCAACGCGGCCTATCCGACCTACAACTCCAGCGAGTGGGTCGCCCCCAACTGTGGCGCGAATGCGCAGGCTCACTGGAACGAGCGCAGTTCCCGCCACAACGGCGGCTCCAACGTGGGCTTCGTGGACGGCCACGCCAAGTGGCTGCCGGCGCAGAAGATCATCGGTGACGCGACAGCCCTGCGCACGAACTAG
- a CDS encoding PBP1A family penicillin-binding protein has product MGSTNTTTRLHRFFRYLNATLFVGAVTALGVMGGTYVEVRKDLPDPENIEAYRPGLTTQIFSTERQPDGTEGHTLLARVFREDREPEDLRNIPKALLDATIAIEDRPFRRHRGIDPKGIMRAAVVNLRRHSMAQGGSTITQQLARNMWLTQEKTVPRKLKEMLLAAELERRFSKDEILEMYLNEVYYGHGAWGIKRAAGLLFNKEPKDLTLAQCALLAGLPRSPIYYSPYDYPERAHGRRTQVLLAMLQQGYIDRKQYKEADAEQIRSVLVPLRKQGETVLRAPWFTHMVIRHLCNQYGEEAVYAGGLQVYTTLDYRLQKIAEKELTRGITSLRSDGAIRGGLVGQGALASVEVKTGNVVALVGGVGPFEKLWYNRAHPGPPSYGRQPGSSMKPYIWATALEYGYGPDSVFSADPISIPLGNGKYYSPKNYSPRQGGSYTLRRALAESVNLVSVRVVRKLGVETVQKKASEILNIPQERLRPYYSLALGASELSPLEQATGYATFANGGLRPTRNFIRRITTWNGELILEAQPQLTRVVRADTAVSMISMLRGVVTSGTGTRANLSGYAACGKTGTTNSGRDVWWVGFTPDLSTAVWVGNDDNAPMPRGTGGGFCAPIWSRFMKQSLDLLDARGEYPQGSGVRATKSGEGAEKKDENTTRHVTVCAASGGLATPYCPATVEKTLEPGTPTPGRCKAHGPHGGEDGEGGERPGTPAAGPAGGGGKTYTICVHSGLRAGPNCAQTTESTRDPGGACHSCGGGGARPEPPEPKPEPKPEPKPPAAKPDEG; this is encoded by the coding sequence ATGGGCAGTACGAACACAACCACGCGTCTACACAGGTTCTTCCGTTACCTCAACGCCACGCTGTTCGTTGGCGCCGTCACCGCTCTGGGGGTCATGGGCGGCACGTACGTCGAGGTGCGTAAGGACCTGCCCGACCCCGAGAACATCGAGGCCTACCGCCCGGGCCTGACCACCCAGATCTTCTCGACTGAACGCCAGCCTGACGGGACCGAGGGGCACACCCTCCTGGCCCGCGTCTTCCGCGAGGATCGGGAGCCGGAGGACCTGCGCAACATCCCCAAGGCCCTCCTGGACGCCACCATCGCCATCGAGGACCGGCCCTTCCGCCGCCACCGGGGCATTGACCCCAAGGGCATCATGCGCGCGGCGGTCGTGAACTTGCGCCGACACAGCATGGCCCAGGGCGGCAGCACCATCACCCAGCAGCTCGCCCGCAACATGTGGCTGACGCAGGAAAAGACCGTCCCGCGCAAGCTGAAGGAGATGCTGCTGGCCGCGGAGCTGGAGCGCCGCTTCTCCAAGGATGAGATCCTGGAGATGTACCTCAACGAGGTCTACTACGGCCACGGCGCCTGGGGGATCAAGCGCGCCGCCGGGCTCCTCTTCAACAAGGAGCCCAAGGACCTGACCCTCGCCCAGTGCGCCCTGCTGGCCGGCCTGCCCCGCTCGCCGATCTACTACTCGCCCTATGACTACCCCGAACGGGCCCACGGGCGGCGCACCCAGGTGCTCCTGGCGATGCTGCAGCAGGGCTACATAGACCGCAAGCAGTACAAGGAAGCCGACGCCGAGCAGATCCGCTCCGTACTGGTGCCGCTGCGCAAGCAGGGGGAGACGGTGCTGCGCGCCCCGTGGTTCACACACATGGTCATCCGCCACCTGTGCAACCAGTACGGCGAGGAGGCGGTCTACGCAGGCGGGCTGCAGGTCTACACGACGCTGGACTACCGTTTGCAGAAGATCGCTGAGAAGGAACTGACCCGGGGCATCACCTCGCTGCGCTCCGACGGGGCGATCCGGGGCGGGCTGGTGGGTCAGGGCGCCCTGGCCAGTGTCGAAGTGAAGACCGGGAACGTCGTGGCCCTGGTGGGTGGGGTCGGGCCCTTTGAGAAGCTGTGGTACAACCGCGCTCATCCCGGGCCGCCGTCCTACGGGCGTCAGCCGGGCTCCTCGATGAAGCCCTACATCTGGGCGACCGCCCTCGAGTACGGCTATGGGCCTGACTCGGTGTTCAGCGCCGACCCGATCAGCATCCCGCTGGGGAACGGGAAGTACTACTCCCCCAAGAACTACTCGCCACGGCAGGGCGGGTCGTACACACTGCGCCGCGCCTTGGCCGAGTCGGTCAACCTGGTCTCGGTGCGGGTCGTCCGCAAGCTGGGCGTGGAGACGGTGCAGAAGAAGGCCAGCGAGATCCTGAACATCCCCCAGGAGCGGCTGCGGCCCTACTACTCGCTGGCGTTGGGTGCGTCGGAGTTGTCGCCGCTGGAGCAAGCGACCGGCTACGCCACCTTCGCCAACGGGGGCCTGCGCCCGACCCGCAACTTCATCCGGCGGATCACGACCTGGAATGGCGAACTGATTCTCGAGGCCCAGCCGCAGCTCACGCGCGTAGTGCGCGCCGACACCGCCGTCAGCATGATCTCCATGCTGCGCGGCGTCGTGACCTCCGGCACGGGCACTCGCGCCAACCTCTCCGGCTATGCCGCGTGCGGCAAGACAGGCACCACCAACAGCGGCCGTGACGTCTGGTGGGTTGGCTTCACCCCGGACCTGTCCACCGCGGTGTGGGTGGGCAATGATGACAACGCGCCGATGCCGCGCGGCACCGGCGGCGGGTTCTGCGCGCCGATCTGGTCGCGCTTCATGAAGCAGTCGCTCGACCTGCTCGACGCCCGCGGCGAGTACCCGCAGGGCAGTGGCGTCCGCGCCACCAAGTCCGGCGAGGGGGCCGAGAAGAAGGATGAAAACACCACCCGCCATGTGACCGTGTGTGCCGCAAGCGGCGGGTTGGCCACGCCCTACTGCCCGGCCACGGTGGAGAAGACGCTGGAACCGGGCACACCCACGCCTGGTCGCTGTAAGGCGCATGGCCCGCACGGCGGTGAGGACGGCGAGGGCGGAGAGAGGCCGGGCACGCCGGCGGCCGGACCGGCCGGGGGCGGCGGCAAGACCTACACCATCTGCGTTCACAGCGGCCTGCGCGCCGGGCCCAACTGCGCCCAGACGACCGAGAGCACCCGCGACCCCGGCGGTGCATGTCATTCCTGCGGCGGGGGCGGCGCGCGGCCGGAGCCTCCGGAGCCCAAACCTGAACCCAAGCCGGAGCCGAAGCCGCCGGCCGCCAAACCCGATGAAGGATAG
- a CDS encoding prolyl oligopeptidase family serine peptidase, translating into MRHLLVVLCLCAASSACLALTVTPAEGGFAVQATGYTAAVGPDGSLTSLKVGDQEFLVCKGGFPRGGYMYQGKMHQAQAVTAVGQNGCEADTDLGHWRYTFEEARVVLEVTNKSPKVLTFVVVFNPGLQAVTDPKGKFRKVPANAFWGDCTWFLGPAKLRCVGAGHQWGPWGGDRNQVTTYDCPPQGKMTITMETGMASDAEQQQATETAARVVAPPTDPVGPMWDLQRFGQAPKTYPAEGFAGEGVQALFFEGPPYEGQPTRVFAWLGFPPGMKPGEKVPGMVLVHGGGGTAFASWVKLWTSRGYAAIAMDTCGCVPRGTYGKWERHDLGGPPGWGGYGQIDEPREDQWTFHAVAGALLAHSLLRAQPQVDPDRIGLTGISWGGYLTCIIAGADPRYKLAVPVYGCGFTNEHSFADNVNNLGPERAARWMRWWDPSAYLPNVKMPMLWVTGTNDFAYTFNALQKSYRLPQTPRTLAIRLRMPHGHGAAGEGPEEIRVFADSLLKGGQPYGKITGQGRDGRNVWVTYTCPVPIAKAELLYTKDLGKWPDRKWEVLPAQYAEGRATATLPEGTTVYYLNLYDERNCAISSEHEELAPGASAP; encoded by the coding sequence ATGCGACACCTGCTGGTCGTGCTGTGCCTGTGCGCTGCCTCCTCGGCCTGCCTGGCCCTGACGGTCACTCCCGCGGAGGGGGGCTTCGCCGTCCAGGCCACGGGCTACACCGCAGCGGTGGGGCCCGACGGCTCGCTGACCAGCTTGAAGGTCGGCGACCAGGAGTTTCTGGTCTGCAAGGGCGGCTTCCCCCGTGGCGGCTACATGTACCAGGGCAAGATGCACCAGGCGCAGGCGGTCACGGCGGTAGGGCAGAACGGCTGCGAGGCTGACACCGACCTCGGCCACTGGCGCTACACCTTTGAGGAAGCCCGCGTCGTCCTCGAGGTCACGAACAAGTCCCCCAAGGTGCTGACCTTCGTGGTCGTGTTCAACCCGGGCCTCCAGGCCGTAACCGACCCGAAGGGCAAGTTCCGCAAGGTCCCGGCCAACGCGTTCTGGGGCGACTGCACGTGGTTCCTGGGCCCGGCCAAGCTGCGCTGCGTCGGCGCGGGGCACCAGTGGGGGCCCTGGGGCGGCGACAGGAACCAGGTGACGACCTACGACTGCCCGCCACAGGGCAAGATGACGATCACGATGGAGACCGGCATGGCCAGCGACGCCGAGCAGCAGCAAGCCACGGAGACCGCCGCGCGCGTCGTCGCGCCCCCGACCGATCCGGTCGGCCCCATGTGGGACCTGCAGCGCTTCGGACAGGCCCCGAAGACCTACCCAGCCGAGGGCTTCGCCGGAGAGGGCGTCCAGGCGCTCTTCTTCGAGGGGCCGCCGTATGAGGGCCAGCCCACCCGCGTCTTCGCCTGGCTGGGCTTCCCCCCCGGCATGAAGCCGGGCGAGAAGGTCCCGGGCATGGTGCTGGTGCACGGCGGCGGGGGCACGGCCTTCGCCAGTTGGGTGAAGCTGTGGACCAGCCGGGGCTATGCCGCCATCGCCATGGACACCTGCGGCTGCGTGCCGCGCGGCACGTACGGCAAGTGGGAGCGGCATGACTTGGGCGGGCCGCCCGGCTGGGGTGGCTACGGGCAGATTGACGAGCCGCGCGAGGACCAGTGGACCTTCCACGCCGTCGCCGGCGCCCTGCTGGCCCACTCGCTCCTGCGCGCCCAGCCGCAGGTAGACCCCGACCGCATTGGCCTGACGGGCATCTCCTGGGGCGGCTACCTGACCTGTATCATCGCCGGTGCAGACCCGCGCTACAAGCTCGCGGTGCCCGTCTACGGCTGCGGCTTCACCAACGAGCACAGCTTCGCGGACAACGTCAACAACCTGGGGCCCGAGCGCGCCGCCCGCTGGATGCGCTGGTGGGACCCCTCGGCCTACCTGCCCAATGTGAAGATGCCGATGCTCTGGGTCACGGGCACCAACGACTTCGCCTACACGTTCAATGCCCTGCAGAAGTCATACCGGCTGCCCCAGACACCGCGTACGCTGGCGATCCGGCTGCGGATGCCGCACGGCCACGGCGCCGCCGGCGAGGGCCCCGAAGAGATCCGCGTCTTTGCCGACAGCCTCCTCAAGGGCGGCCAACCCTACGGGAAGATAACGGGTCAGGGGCGTGACGGCAGGAATGTCTGGGTAACCTATACCTGCCCGGTGCCCATCGCGAAGGCCGAGTTGCTGTACACGAAAGACCTCGGCAAGTGGCCGGACCGCAAGTGGGAGGTCCTGCCAGCCCAGTACGCCGAGGGCCGGGCCACCGCCACCTTACCCGAAGGCACGACGGTGTACTACCTGAATCTGTACGATGAGCGCAACTGCGCCATCAGCAGCGAACACGAAGAGCTTGCCCCGGGCGCGTCCGCTCCCTGA
- a CDS encoding DUF4855 domain-containing protein, translating into MRKTVLGSALVALLLVSGVAGGQEELTYLPPGTPEVGGVNDIVLIYHGLKSRPAWTREAFLPYVAYVERQGKPRDWFFDAFLFIEFASDTGAWLHCPPPKGQLPTPQDWVWLADAWFRPAAGLVGLDQAVAEVAGKLGPPDRKGKVIIGMPIPFRELGTFGPLPPGQQVLDMTNDADRLQAVRWYVQRVMQQWREHQYRHLDLLGFYWTDERRSSGDWPLCRQVSQYLHGLGMKYYQIPYIDGQRSLPWPEAGFDAVMRHPIFYTCKDDPPLDNLRLAAKLNGLNRTGFELELDMRVLEEKHRERLTAVMDSAVHYGWMNGALMSYYEGGGALLKLAADSGPGREVYDNLYAFVKGNYSPSGKYDFSALPILHHDNTADLALASRGAKVHGLTAIEEGLQPEMVIDGNYEFYDAHNGYAALTWPASFVIELPAVSIISRTQVMFFDHPSHSYRYQYTVETSVDGQRWYPAVDQSEGDVVGWQVDTFPPRQARYVRFNGLHNAKNSYVHVVEFEVYSEAK; encoded by the coding sequence ATGCGCAAGACGGTGCTCGGGTCGGCGCTAGTTGCTCTGCTTCTCGTCAGTGGTGTGGCCGGGGGCCAAGAGGAGCTGACGTACCTGCCGCCGGGGACGCCGGAGGTGGGTGGTGTCAATGACATCGTGTTGATCTACCATGGGCTGAAGAGCCGCCCCGCCTGGACGCGGGAAGCCTTCCTGCCCTATGTGGCTTACGTGGAGCGGCAGGGCAAACCCCGTGACTGGTTCTTCGACGCCTTCCTCTTCATCGAGTTCGCCAGCGATACCGGCGCCTGGCTGCACTGTCCACCGCCCAAGGGCCAGCTGCCGACCCCGCAGGACTGGGTCTGGTTGGCGGACGCGTGGTTCCGCCCTGCCGCTGGCCTCGTTGGTCTGGACCAGGCCGTGGCCGAGGTCGCCGGGAAGCTGGGGCCGCCCGACAGGAAGGGCAAAGTCATCATCGGCATGCCCATCCCCTTCAGGGAGTTGGGCACGTTCGGCCCCCTGCCGCCCGGCCAACAGGTCCTGGACATGACCAATGACGCGGACCGCCTGCAGGCGGTGCGCTGGTACGTGCAGCGCGTGATGCAGCAGTGGCGCGAGCACCAGTACCGCCACCTCGACTTGCTGGGGTTCTACTGGACCGACGAGCGCAGGTCCTCCGGAGACTGGCCTCTGTGCCGACAGGTCTCACAGTACCTCCACGGCCTGGGCATGAAGTACTACCAGATCCCCTACATCGATGGTCAGCGCTCTCTCCCCTGGCCTGAGGCCGGCTTCGATGCAGTCATGCGTCATCCCATCTTCTACACCTGCAAGGACGATCCGCCGCTGGACAATCTGCGCCTGGCCGCCAAGCTCAACGGCCTGAACCGGACCGGATTCGAGCTCGAGCTCGACATGCGAGTGCTGGAGGAGAAGCACCGGGAACGCCTCACGGCGGTGATGGACTCGGCGGTGCACTACGGTTGGATGAATGGGGCGCTGATGTCGTACTACGAGGGCGGGGGCGCGCTCCTGAAGCTGGCCGCCGATAGCGGGCCGGGACGCGAGGTCTACGACAACCTCTACGCCTTCGTCAAGGGCAACTACAGTCCCTCCGGCAAGTACGACTTCTCTGCGCTGCCTATCCTACACCACGACAACACGGCGGATCTGGCGCTGGCCTCCAGGGGCGCGAAGGTCCACGGTTTGACCGCCATCGAAGAGGGCCTGCAGCCGGAGATGGTGATAGATGGCAACTACGAGTTCTATGACGCCCACAACGGCTACGCTGCCCTCACCTGGCCCGCCAGCTTCGTGATCGAGCTGCCCGCCGTTTCTATCATATCTCGGACCCAGGTCATGTTCTTCGACCACCCGAGCCACTCCTATCGGTACCAATACACGGTCGAGACGTCCGTGGACGGCCAGCGCTGGTACCCGGCGGTAGACCAGAGCGAAGGCGACGTCGTCGGGTGGCAGGTGGACACCTTTCCGCCCCGGCAGGCGCGATACGTGCGCTTCAACGGCCTGCACAATGCCAAGAACAGCTACGTACACGTGGTGGAATTCGAGGTCTATAGCGAAGCCAAGTGA
- a CDS encoding SLBB domain-containing protein codes for MTNRSALVPHSLLLSTLAALCLLPALSTAAEPLVVDEHYRLQAGDVIIVNVLGEEGLSGQRSVGPGGSIMVPLVGSVPVVGKSLREVNDLITKYYKDVLKRPYVTVALDEPSSKRRVYVSGRVEKPGSQMLPLGATLPDAVVGAGFDDESDLARVTLRHADGAVSTVDLSGLRTTLPLETNIVLRWDDRVYVPERGSRLTIVGQVAKPGSYTTPLGRRLTLVELLTQIAGGLTSQAAKSATLIREGSEKSEQIDLVRLLEQGDMTQNRDLYAGDTVVIPESGRITIAGEVGQPTTLYPANGMTVLEAIVRAGGFTPNAGLRSAQLRRGDQVSVLNLEDAWRRGNLTDNVLLQPGDVLIVPKAPDEEVLITGAVLKAGTVDIRNKENPRLLELLTNAGRTPAGDYSRVSIYRDGEHVVANARAAMEQGDMRGNPVLLPGDVVYVPEAGKVAFLGAFGRPGLIDYDPKLTFLQYLTLAGLPPPGTAKLDKGFVIRTRPDNTYETMEFDLSRILKGTIPEPIKIQPGDVIFIEGKAPAKPSLWTRLRDALFTASAFRNILDW; via the coding sequence ATGACCAACCGATCCGCCCTTGTGCCCCACTCGCTCCTGCTATCAACACTCGCGGCGCTATGCCTGCTCCCCGCGCTCTCCACGGCCGCCGAGCCGCTGGTCGTGGACGAGCACTACCGCCTCCAGGCCGGCGATGTCATCATCGTCAATGTGCTGGGCGAAGAGGGCCTCAGCGGCCAGCGTTCGGTGGGCCCCGGCGGCTCCATCATGGTGCCGCTCGTGGGCAGCGTCCCCGTGGTCGGCAAGAGCCTCCGCGAGGTCAACGATCTCATCACCAAGTACTACAAGGATGTCCTCAAGCGCCCCTACGTGACCGTAGCGCTCGATGAGCCAAGCTCCAAGCGGCGGGTGTATGTGAGCGGACGGGTGGAGAAGCCTGGCAGCCAGATGCTGCCCCTGGGAGCCACGCTGCCCGATGCGGTCGTGGGCGCCGGGTTCGACGATGAGTCCGATCTCGCCCGCGTGACGCTGCGGCACGCGGACGGCGCCGTCAGCACGGTGGACCTGTCCGGACTGCGCACTACCTTGCCCCTGGAGACCAACATAGTGCTGCGCTGGGATGACCGCGTGTACGTCCCCGAGCGCGGTTCACGGCTGACCATCGTGGGTCAAGTGGCCAAGCCCGGTTCGTACACGACCCCGCTGGGGCGGCGACTGACGCTGGTGGAGCTGCTGACGCAGATTGCCGGCGGCCTGACTTCCCAGGCTGCCAAGTCCGCCACACTCATCCGCGAGGGGTCCGAGAAGTCTGAGCAGATTGACCTGGTCCGCCTGCTGGAACAAGGCGACATGACCCAGAACCGCGACCTGTACGCGGGCGACACAGTCGTCATCCCCGAGTCCGGGCGCATCACCATCGCCGGTGAGGTCGGCCAGCCGACTACGCTCTATCCGGCCAACGGCATGACGGTCCTGGAGGCCATCGTCCGCGCCGGGGGCTTCACCCCCAACGCTGGCCTGCGCTCCGCCCAACTGCGCCGGGGAGACCAGGTCTCGGTCCTCAACCTCGAGGATGCCTGGCGCCGGGGCAACCTCACCGACAACGTCCTGCTGCAGCCGGGCGATGTCCTCATCGTGCCGAAGGCCCCCGATGAAGAGGTGTTGATCACCGGGGCGGTGCTGAAGGCCGGGACCGTGGACATCCGCAACAAGGAGAACCCCAGGCTGCTCGAGCTGCTGACCAACGCCGGCAGGACGCCGGCCGGGGACTACTCGCGGGTCAGCATCTACCGCGATGGCGAGCATGTCGTCGCCAATGCCCGGGCGGCCATGGAGCAGGGCGACATGCGCGGCAACCCGGTCCTGCTGCCCGGGGACGTGGTCTACGTGCCTGAGGCGGGCAAGGTGGCGTTTCTGGGCGCCTTCGGCCGGCCCGGCCTGATTGACTATGACCCGAAGCTGACGTTCTTGCAGTACCTGACCCTCGCGGGCCTGCCGCCGCCGGGCACGGCCAAGCTGGACAAGGGCTTTGTCATCCGCACGCGCCCGGACAACACCTACGAGACGATGGAGTTCGACCTCTCGAGGATTCTCAAGGGCACGATTCCTGAGCCTATCAAGATCCAACCGGGTGACGTCATCTTCATCGAGGGCAAGGCCCCGGCGAAGCCCAGCCTGTGGACGCGGCTCCGCGATGCGCTGTTCACCGCCAGCGCGTTCCGCAACATCCTGGACTGGTAG